One segment of Anopheles stephensi strain Indian chromosome 3, UCI_ANSTEP_V1.0, whole genome shotgun sequence DNA contains the following:
- the LOC118513875 gene encoding cuticle protein 1-like, whose translation MFSKVIAVLAFAAVVAAKPQHQQAAQYPAGVDPSRCPSYPNCDNAALHSPNPYNNHAANHWNPNWNAQPSWNPAPVPAPAPASYYHGAPHSYQALTGPSHNYLGAPAPTAGGDRYPAGVNPQSCPNYPYCDNTVQAGHPQAAPLPGFTSRQYPAGVSPHTCPNFPYC comes from the exons ATGTTCTCCAAAGTG ATCGCTGTTTTGGCCTTTGCCGCCGTGGTTGCCGCTAAGCCCCAACATCAGCAAGCCGCCCAGTATCCGGCCGGAGTCGATCCGTCCCGCTGCCCGTCGTATCCCAACTGCGACAACGCGGCCCTGCACAGCCCCAACCCCTACAACAACCATGCTGCCAACCACTGGAACCCGAACTGGAACGCTCAGCCCAGCTGGAACCCGGCCCCAGTTCCCGCTCCGGCCCCGGCCTCGTACTACCACGGTGCTCCTCACTCGTACCAGGCTCTGACCGGCCCAAGCCACAACTACCTCGGAGCCCCGGCCCCCACCGCCGGAGGAGACCG TTACCCTGCCGGAGTCAACCCGCAGTCGTGCCCGAACTATCCGTACTGTGATAACACCGTCCAGGCTGGACACCCTCAGGCCGCTCCTCTGCCAGGATTCACCTCTCGCCAGTACCCGGCCGGAGTGTCCCCACACACCTGCCCGAACTTCCCGTACTGCTAA